The Solibacillus sp. FSL R7-0668 genome includes the window CGCTTGCACGCTCAAGAGCACCCCTTCTCCCGAAGTTACGGGGTCATTTTGCCGAGTTCCTTAACGAGAGTTCTCTCGCACACCTTAGGATTCTCTCCTCGACTACCTGTGTCGGTTTGCGGTACGGGTACCTCCCACCTCGATAGAGGCTTTTCTTGGCAGTGTGAGATCAGGAACTTCCTCCATACGGAGTCGTCATCACAGCTCAATGTTACAGTACGCGGATTTGCCTACGCACACACCTTACTGCTTGAACAGAGACAACCAACGCTCTGCTTACCCTACCCTACTGCGTCCCCCCATTTCTCAAACGGTGGGGAGGTAGTACAGGAATATCAACCTGTTGTCCATCGCCTACGCCTATCGGCCTCGGCTTAGGTCCCGACTAACCCTGAGCGGACGAGCCTTCCTCAGGAAACCTTAGTCATACGGTGCATGGGATTCTCACCCATGTTTCGCTACTCATACCGGCATTCTCACTTCTAAGCGCTCCACCAGTCCTTCCGGTCTGACTTCAACGCCCTTAGAACGCTCTCCTACCACGCATACCAACGGTATGCATCCACAGCTTCGGTGAATCGTTTAGCCCCGATACATTTTCGGCGCAGCGTCACTCGACCAGTGAGCTATTACGCACTCTTTAAATGATGGCTGCTTCTAAGCCAACATCCTGGTTGTCTAAGCAACGCCACATCCTTTTCCACTTAACGATTACTTTGGGACCTTAGCTGGTGGTCTGGGCTGTTTCCCTCTTGACTACGGATCTTATCACTCGCAGTCTGACTCCCGTGTATAAATATCCGGCATTCGGAGTTTGTCTGAATTCGGTAAAGCGAGATGCCCCCCTAGTCCAAACAGTGCTCTACCTCCGGTATTCTTCATCACGAGGCTAGCCCTAAAGCTATTTCGGAGAGAACCAGCTATCTCCAAGTTCGATTGGAATTTCTCCGCTACCCACACCTCATCCCCGCACTTTTCAACGTACGTGGGTTCGGACCTCCAGTAAGTGTTACCTCACCTTCATCCTGGACATGGGTAGATCACCTGGTTTCGGGTCTACGACTACATACTAATTCGCCCTATTCAGACTCGCTTTCGCTGCGGCTCCGTCTTCTCAACTTAACCTCGCACGTAATCGTAACTCGCCGGTTCATTCTACAAAAGGCACGCTATCACCCATTAACGGGCTCTAACTACTTGTAGGCACACGGTTTCAGGTTCTATTTCACTCCCCTTCCGGGGTGCTTTTCACCTTTCCCTCACGGTACTGGTTCACTATCGGTCACTAGGTAGTATTTAGCCTTGGGAGATGGTCCTCCCGGATTCCGACGGAATTTCACGTGTTCCGCCGTACTCAGGATCCACTCTGGAGGGAATGACTTTTTGGCTACAGGGCTGTTACCTTCTCTTGCGGACCTTTCCAAGTCGCTTCGCCTAAATCATTCTTTTGTAACTCCGTATAGAGTGTCCTACAACCCCAAAGAGCAAGCTCTTTGGTTTGGGCTCTTCCCGTTTCGCTCGCCGCTACTCAGGGAATCGAATTTTCTTTCTGTTCCTGCAGGTACTTAGATGTTTCAGTTCCCTGCGTCTGTCCTCATCACGCTATGTATTCACGTGTAGATACTATCCGATTAAAGATAGTGGGTTCCCCCATTCGGAAATCCCCGGATCAAAGCTTACTTACAGCTCCCCGAGGCATATCGGTGTTAGTGCCGTCCTTCATCGACTCCTAGTGCCAAGGCATCCACCGTGCGCCCTTATTAACTTAACCAAAAGTTAAACTTACTTAAAAAGTAAGATTTTAAGGATATTGCACGATCAATTTCTTGATCTATGTTTGTTTATTACTTATCAATGTCGTTTTATCCAGTTTTCAAAGAACGAAGTTTTGAAGTATTTCATTCAACTAAGAATGAACCTTCAAAACTGAACAGCAAACGTTAATGAGCCCCTTCTCCAAGAGAAGGTTTCCGAATATATCCTTAGAAAGGAGGTGATCCAGCCGCACCTTCCGATACGGCTACCTTGTTACGACTTCACCCCAATCATCTATCCCACCTTCGGCGGCTGGCTCCAAAAGGTTACCTCACCGACTTCGGGTGTTACAAACTCTCGTGGTGTGACGGGCGGTGTGTACAAGGCCCGGGAACGTATTCACCGCGGCATGCTGATCCGCGATTACTAGCGATTCCGGCTTCATGTAGGCGAGTTGCAGCCTACAATCCGAACTGAGAACGGTTTTATCGGATTAGCTCCCCCTCGCGGGTTGGCAACCGTTTGTACCGTCCATTGTAGCACGTGTGTAGCCCAGGTCATAAGGGGCATGATGATTTGACGTCATCCCCACCTTCCTCCGGTTTATCACCGGCAGTCTCCTTAGAGTGCCCAACTAAATGATGGCAACTAAGAACAAGGGTTGCGCTCGTTGCGGGACTTAACCCAACATCTCACGACACGAGCTGACGACAACCATGCACCACCTGTCACCGTTGTCCCCGAAGGGAAAACTGTATCTCTACAGTGGTCAATGGGATGTCAAGACCTGGTAAGGTTCTTCGCGTTGCTTCGAATTAAACCACATGCTCCACCGCTTGTGCGGGCCCCCGTCAATTCCTTTGAGTTTCAGTCTTGCGACCGTACTCCCCAGGCGGAGTGCTTAATGCGTTAGCTGCAGCACTGAGGGGCGGAAACCCCCCAACACTTAGCACTCATCGTTTACGGCGTGGACTACCAGGGTATCTAATCCTGTTTGCTCCCCACGCTTTCGCGCCTCAGTGTCAGTTACAGACCAGACAGTCGCCTTCGCCACTGGTGTTCCTCCAAATCTCTACGCATTTCACCGCTACACTTGGAATTCCACTATCCTCTTCTGCACTCAAGTTCCCCAGTTTCCAATGACCCTCCCCGGTTGAGCCGGGGGCTTTCACATCAGACTTAAGGAACCACCTGCGCGCGCTTTACGCCCAATAATTCCGGACAACGCTTGCCACCTACGTATTACCGCGGCTGCTGGCACGTAGTTAGCCGTGGCTTTCTAACAAGGTACCGTCAAGGTAGCGCCAGTTACTACGCTACTTGTTCTTCCCTTGCAACAGAGTTTTACGAACCGAAATCCTTCTTCACTCACGCGGCGTTGCTCCATCAGACTTTCGTCCATTGTGGAAGATTCCCTACTGCTGCCTCCCGTAGGAGTCTGGGCCGTGTCTCAGTCCCAGTGTGGCCGATCACCCTCTCAGGTCGGCTACGCATCGTTGCCTTGGTGAGCCGTTACCTCACCAACTAGCTAATGCGCCGCGGGTCCATCCTATAGTGATAGCCGAAACCATCTTTCAACTTTAAACCATGTGGTTCAAAGTATTATCCGGTATTAGCTCCGGTTTCCCGAAGTTATCCCAGTCTATAGGGCAGGTTACCCACGTGTTACTCACCCGTCCGCCGCTAAATCATAGAGAAGCAAGCTTCTCTATTCATTCGCTCGACTTGCATGTATTAGGCACGCCGCCAGCGTTCGTCCTGAGCCAGGATCAAACTCTCCATAAAAGTAGTTTGAAAGCTCATTTGCTTTGCTAGCGATTCTAACCGTTAAGTTAGAAATCATTTTTTGCTTCATATAAGAAGCTATATTCATTAACGTTGCTTGTTCAGTTTTCAAGGTTCATATCGTTGTCGTTAGTGACAACTCTTAATACTCTACATCATTTATTTTCAGATGTCAACAGTTTTTATAAAATAAAACTGGAGCGGGTGATCGGAATCGAACCGACAACATCAGCTTGGAAGGCTGAGGTTTTACCACTAAACTACACCCGCATATAAAATTATTATGGCGCGCCCGACAGGAGTCGAACCCATAACCTTCTGATCCGTAGTCAGACGCTCTATCCAATTGAGCTACGGGCGCAAAGAATGAGTATTTGGTGCGGCCGAGAGGACTTGAACCTCCACGGGGTTGCCCCCACTAGGCCCTCAACCTAGCGCGTCTGCCATTCCGCCACGACCGCTTCATCCGACTTTACTCATTATACAACTTTGAGTTTATTTGTCAATATGAAAACTGGTGAGCCATGAAGGACTCGAACCTTCGACCCTCTGATTAAAAGTCAGATGCTCTACCGACTGAGCTAATGGCTCTTGCAAAGAAATGGCTGGGGTACCTGGATTCGAACCAGGGCATGACGGAATCAAAATCCGTTGCCTTACCGCTTGGCTATACCCCAATAAATGGCGGTCCCGACCGGGATCGAACCGGCGATCTCCTGCGTGACAGGCAGGCATGTTAACCGCTACACCACGGGACCATAAGTAAATAAATCATTAAATTAAGTGGTGACCCGTACGGGATTCGAACCCGTGTTACCGCCGTGAAAGGGCGGTGTCTTAACCACTTGACCAACGGGCCATGCAATGGCTCCGAAGGCAGGACTCGAACCTGCGACCTGCCGGTTAACAGCCGGATGCTCTACCAACTGAGCTACTTCGGAATAATTCTGCGATTGCTTCGACATCATCTTGTCGACTTTTACTATTATAGATATCAACTAGCAATTCGTCAACACTTTTTCATTATTTTTTTCAAAAATAAAATCTCTTCCTATTATACCAATTTAAACTTCAATTGACGGTAAGGGCTATTTTCCCCATATAAATTAAAAGTAAACACCTCATTCACTTTAAAGCTCACTATTTATAAACTTAATTTCCCCCTGACAAATACTACAGCAATATCTACGAACATCCATCTTTCTTCTCCGTTTATAAACTTGCCCACAGTTCTTACAACAATAATATTGAATAACCGATTTCTTCTTAATCGGCGTAGATGCTTCAATACGCGAACAAAATCTCGGTGCACCTACACGCTTTAATAAATTTTTAAAATCCGCATCCCGATGTTGATAGCCCATTCCTAAAATATGAAGATGATAATGACAAAGTTCATGTAATATGATTCCCTCTAACTCTTCTATTCCAAAATGATCATATAGCTTTTTATTAAGTTCAATATCATGACTAGACAACAAATAACGGCCACCTGTCGATTTTAAACGGTTATTAAAATAAGCTTTATGTATAAAAGGGCGGTTAAAATACTGTAGCGATAATTGTTCAACTAGCTGTTGGACCTGCTCATCTGTCATTAGTCTCACTCCTCATCTTCAAAATAAAAAGGAACTGCCCAATAGCTCTTACCTTTTGGGCAGTACTTATATCATATCTTCATCATTTACTTGATGCATTTTCCAATATCTATCATCAGCATAGTGGACTGCGATAGACTTTACATATTTACCTGTTGTCCAGGA containing:
- a CDS encoding SprT family protein, with translation MTDEQVQQLVEQLSLQYFNRPFIHKAYFNNRLKSTGGRYLLSSHDIELNKKLYDHFGIEELEGIILHELCHYHLHILGMGYQHRDADFKNLLKRVGAPRFCSRIEASTPIKKKSVIQYYCCKNCGQVYKRRRKMDVRRYCCSICQGEIKFINSEL